The sequence GCTACGGCTGCCACAGGGACGACGACGGCGTCGGCGGCATTTTTTCGCCGAAGCCCCTGCAGGAACTGAGCGACTACGTGCTCGGCGTGGGCATATACGCCGGCGAGGGCGGCATCCACTCGCCTGTCACCAGGGCCCTCGCCTCCAAGTAGCTCCCCCCCCACAGCCTGGGAAACGGGGCCGCCATTGTGCGGCCCCTTCTCTTTGCGCCACAATGCGTTCCCCGTGTGCTAAAATATTAGCAGAATGGTGTTGACGGCGCCGCCGCCGCATGCTAAATTTTTCACACAGTGCTAATGAATTCGCACGGAGTGGTCGCGCTCACAATAACCGGATCAAGGGGTGGGACATGACCGATCAACCGCAGCTGGGGCTGAGCCGGCGTGAACGCCAGATCATGGACATCGTCTACCGCCTCGGGTCCGCAACGGCCCACCAGGTGCTCGCACATCTGGCGGATCCGCCCGGATACTCGTCGATCAGGGCGCACCTGCGCATCCTGGAGGACAAGGGGCATCTCACCCACGCGCAGGACGGGCCCCGCTATGTGTACGCGCCGACGGTGCCGCGGGAGGAGGCCCGACGTTCGGTCCTGCAGAACCTGCTGCGCACCTTTTTCGACGGCAGCCGCGAAAAGATGATGGCGGCGTTGCTCGACACGCGATCGGCCGAGATCCCCGCCGAGGAACTCGAGGCCATGTCCGACCTCATCGAACGGGTGCGCAGAAAGGAGCGGTCATGACGGACATCTTCACACTCCACGGCGGCATCCGCCCGGGCGCAGAGATGCTCGATCTCGCCCTGAAGTCCGCGCTGCTGATCGCGGTGGCGGCGTTGACCGGCCTGGCGCTGCACCGCGCCTCCGCAGCGGCCCGCCACGTGCTTTGGACCCTGGCGATCGCCGGCTGCCTGCTGATGCCGTTGCTGATGATCGTCCTGCCCGACTGGCGGCTGGCCGCGGTGCCGGACCTGAGGCCGGCCCTGCTCGGCTTGGCCGATCCGCGGC is a genomic window of bacterium containing:
- a CDS encoding BlaI/MecI/CopY family transcriptional regulator; the encoded protein is MTDQPQLGLSRRERQIMDIVYRLGSATAHQVLAHLADPPGYSSIRAHLRILEDKGHLTHAQDGPRYVYAPTVPREEARRSVLQNLLRTFFDGSREKMMAALLDTRSAEIPAEELEAMSDLIERVRRKERS